From a single Tachypleus tridentatus isolate NWPU-2018 chromosome 6, ASM421037v1, whole genome shotgun sequence genomic region:
- the LOC143254344 gene encoding uncharacterized protein LOC143254344, with the protein MKIILLVLVLTYVQHRGRVGSSCPKEDISPWFCTDIPIRHLYTIILCNKPECKLHLEKPSDFARNQILDKVILFNITRDEGENSWKLTLPPQWLSMSRVRELEIRNTPLSNCFLCNNPFVGQQLYLKKLVFSNCSLKGKLCNQCETLLKTKITTTAKPRRRYGYYIDRDISTTSEPEYEYKYVPGGVHMNGLKTVKNLEILELSFNEIDEIYNDTFPVELSNLETLVLSHNVISVLSTNSFTNLVSLKEIDLSYNKLEHLSRDIFSSPASNLQVLNLKGNGISVLPENIFSLMPVLREANLALNFLQFLPLRTWNHTMDSIKVIDVSGNFIICDCDIKWIATKHQKVTGYCSEPWNMSRLHLKQGANSLTC; encoded by the exons ATGAAGATAATACTTTTGGTTCTTGTATTAACATACGTTCAACACCGTGGAAGAGTTGGTTCTTCCTGCCCAAAAGAAGACATTAGTCCTTGGTTCTGTACTGATATTCCCATTAGACACCTGTATACCATCATATTATGTAATAAACCAGAGTGTAAGCTGCACCTTGAGAAACCAAGTGATTTTGCACGGAATCAGATTCTGGACAAGGTGATCCTGTTCAACATCACGAGAGATGAAGGAGAAAACAGTTGGAAGTTAACGCTTCCACCACAGTGGCTGTCGATGTCCCGAGTCAGAGAGCTAGAAATCCGAAACACACCActttcaaactgttttctctGCAATAATCCATTCGTTGGGCAGCAACTATACCTGAAAAAACTTGTTTTTTCAAATTGCTCTCTTAAAGGCAAACTGTGTAACCAGTGTGAAACGCTTCTAAAGACGAAAATAACCACGACTGCTAAACCTAGACGTCGTTATGGGTACTATATTGACAGAGATATCTCAACAACTTCAGAACCTGAATACGAATATAAATACGTACCGGGCGGTGTCCATATGAATGGtcttaaaactgttaaaaacttAGAAATACTGGAACTCTCATTCAACGAAATTGACGAAATTTACAACGACACTTTCCCGGTTGAACTGTCTAATCTAGAAACGTTAGTACTGTCTCACAACGTTATCTCAGTACTTTCAACAAACTCCTTCACCAACTTAGTGTCACTAAAAGAAATCGACCTTTCCTATAATAAACTGGAACACCTCAGTAGAGATATTTTCAGCTCACCAGCGAGTAACCTACAGGTGTTAAATCTGAA AGGGAACGGAATATCAGTACTACCTGAGAACATATTTTCTCTTATGCCTGTACTAAGAGAGGCGAATCTTGCTCTGAATTTCCTGCAGTTTCTCCCATTAAGGACGTGGAACCATACAATGGATAGTATTAAGGTTATAGACGTCAGCG GAAATTTTATAATCTGTGATTGCGACATTAAGTGGATAGCAACCAAACACCAAAAAGTAACTGGATATTGTAGCGAACCCTGGAATATGTCACGTCTCCATCTGAAACAAGGTGCTAATAGTCTGACTTGTTGA